The genomic window GGCCCCGGGGGTCGGCGATCTTGAGCGTGCGGATGACCTCCATGTCGTTGCGGTAGCGGGACGCGAAGCGGACCTGGAGGGCGAACCGCCGCTGGCCCTCGACGACCTGGCCGACGACCTTGCCCCCGAGCGCCGCCACGGCGTCCAGGACGTCGGCCGCGTCGATCTCGTAGCGCGCGATCCGGTCCCGATCCACCTGGATCCGCAGGAACGGCAGCCCGCCCAGGGCCTGGGCCTTCACCCCCGTGGAGCCGGGGACCGAGCGGAGGACGCCCGCGATCTCGTCCGCCTTCTTCTGGAGGACGTCGAGGTCCTCCCCGTAGATCCCGATCCCCAGGTCGGAGCGGACGCCGGAGAGGAGCTCGTTGAAGCGGAGCTCGATGGGCTGGCTGAAGCTGTAGAAGGTGCCCGGGATCACCGTCTTGCAGATCGCGTCGACCTGGTCGATCAGCTCGGGCTTGGTCGCGGCCCGCTTCCAGGCCTCGGGCTCGCGGAGCATGACCCAGGTGTCGGTCAGGTTCACCCCCGCCGCCTCCAGCCCGATCTCGGGCCGGCCGATGCGGCTGACGACCGTGCGGATCTCATCGGGGAACTCCCGCATGAGCGCCTGCTCCAGCCGGTTGGCGTCGTCGAGGGCCTCGCGGAGGGACGAGCTGGGCGGGCGCGTCTGCGCGATGATGAGGTCCCCCTCGTCGAGCTGGGGGATGAACTCGCCGCCCAGCCCCATGGCCAGCGGGACGCTGGCGGCGAAGGCGAGCACGGCGCCGAGGGTGACCGCCCACGGATGGCGGAGCGCGGCGGACAGGACCGGGGCGTAGGCCCGCTTGGCCCAGCGGACCGGCAGGGTGTCGCGCTCCGACGCGCCCGTGCGGAGGAAGAACGAGGCCAGCACGGGGGTGGCCGTCAGCGAGAGGAGCAGCGAGCCGGTCAGCGCGAAGATGACCGTCAGGGCCATCGGCCGGAACATCTTCCCCTCGACCCCCTGGAGGGCGAGGATCGGCAGGTGGACCATCGTGATGATCGCCACGCCGAAGACGACCGGCCGCCGGACGTCCAGCGTCGCGTGCCGGACGACGTCCAGGACCTTCGCCTTCGGGTCGGCGTGGGCCAGCTTGCTGACGCAGTTCTCGATGACGATCACGGCGCTGTCGACGATGAGGCCGAAGTCCAGCGCTCCCAGGCTCATCAGGCTGCCGGCGATGCCGAAGCCGAGCATCAGGTTGCCCGCGAAGAGCATCGAGAGCGGGATGGCCGAGGCGACGATCAGGCCGGCCCGGAGGTTCCCGAGCATGACCAGGAGGACGACCACGACGAGGATGCCGCCCTCGGCCAGGTTGTGGGCGACGGTGTGGATCGTCTTCTCGATGAGCGTGCTCCGGTCGTAGTACGCCTCGATGACCACGCCCTCGGGGAGGACCTTCTCGATCTCCTCGATCTTCTCCTTGATGCGGTCCACGACGACGCGCCCGTTCTCGCCCGCGAGCAGGTAGGCGATGGCCGTCACCGCCTCGCCGCGGCCGTCGCGGGTGGCGGCGCCCTGGCGGATCATGGGCGCGAACCGGACCGTGGCCACGTCGCGGACGTAGATCGGGGTCCCACCAGGCGTGGTGTCCAGGACCACCTCCTCCAGCTCCTTCAGGCGGTCGATCAGGCCCACGCCTCGGATCACGCGGAGCTCGCCGTTGTGCTGGATGTAGCCGCCGCCGGCGTTCACGTTGTTGCGGCGGATCGCGTCGTACACCTGGTTGAGCGAGATCCCGCGGGCGAGCAGGCGGTTCGGGTCCAGCTCCACCTCGTAGGTCTTCAGCTCCCCGCCCAGGGCGTTGACCTCGACCACCCCCGGCACGCTCTTGAGCCGCCGGGCCACCTCCCAGTCCAGGAGGGTCCGCAGGTCCATGATCGGGAGCGGGTTGGGGCTGTCGTCCGCGTTGCGGATCTCGAACTGGTAGATCTCCCCCAGGCCCGTGGCGATGGGGCCCATCTCCGGCTGGCCGAATTCCGGCGGGATCTGCGAGCGGACCTGGACGAGGCGCTCGCCGACCTGCTGGCGGGCCCAGTAGATGTCGGTGCCGTCCTCGAAGATGATCGTCACCCCGGAGATGCCGAACTGCGAGAACGACCGGACCTCCTTGATCTGGGGGATGCCGTTCATCGCGTTCTCGACGGGGATCGTGATGAACTGCTCCACCTCCTCCGGACCGAGCGCCGGGGCGCTCGTCAGGGCCATGACCTGGACGTTGGTGATGTCCGGGACGGCGTCGATGGGCAGGCTCAGGAGGGAGTAGACCCCGGAGCAGGCGAGGGCCGCGAGCGCGAGGATCACGAGCCCGCGGTTCTTCAGCGAGTAGTCGATCAGGGCGTCGAACATGCCGGCGATCCCCCCCTGCGGGTTACTTGGCGGACGCGTCCGCGAGCTGGACGGACATGGCCTTGAGCTTGGAGCCGCCGGCCGTCACGACCTCGTCGCCGGCCTCCAGCCCGCTGCGGACCGGCGACAGCTCGCCCTCGGGCGTCTCCACGACGACCTCGCGGGGGGCGAACTCCTCCGGCCCGGTCCGGACGAAGACGAAGGTGCGGCTCCCCTGGGTCAGGAGGGCCGAGGTCGGCACCCGGGCCGCCGGCTTGTCGCGCGGGCTGCGGATCTCGACCTCCACGAACATACCCGGCTTGAGAAGCCGGTCGGGGTTCATCGCCTCGGCCAGGAGCTTGACCGTGCGGCTCTTCTCCTCCACGAGGTCTCCCGAGTAGATAACCTTGCCTTCGAAGACGCGGCCCGGGTAGGCCGGGCTGCGGAAGCGGACGGCCCCGCCGCGGCTGCGGGCGAGCATGTTGAAGTCGCTCTCGTGGACGCTCGCCTCGACCCAGACGGAGGACAGGTCCGCCAGCGTGAAGATCCGGTGGATCGTCTCCACGGCCACGCCCGGGACGATCATCTCGCGGTCGAGGACCGTGCCGTCGAACGGGGCCCAGATCGAGTACGTGCTCACCGGCGCCTCGCCGTGGCGGTCCGCGTGCCTCGGGCCGCGCATGCCGGCCGGCGGGACGACCGCGGGCGTCTCCGTCGGCAGGATCTTCTCGGGC from Aquisphaera giovannonii includes these protein-coding regions:
- a CDS encoding efflux RND transporter permease subunit; this translates as MFDALIDYSLKNRGLVILALAALACSGVYSLLSLPIDAVPDITNVQVMALTSAPALGPEEVEQFITIPVENAMNGIPQIKEVRSFSQFGISGVTIIFEDGTDIYWARQQVGERLVQVRSQIPPEFGQPEMGPIATGLGEIYQFEIRNADDSPNPLPIMDLRTLLDWEVARRLKSVPGVVEVNALGGELKTYEVELDPNRLLARGISLNQVYDAIRRNNVNAGGGYIQHNGELRVIRGVGLIDRLKELEEVVLDTTPGGTPIYVRDVATVRFAPMIRQGAATRDGRGEAVTAIAYLLAGENGRVVVDRIKEKIEEIEKVLPEGVVIEAYYDRSTLIEKTIHTVAHNLAEGGILVVVVLLVMLGNLRAGLIVASAIPLSMLFAGNLMLGFGIAGSLMSLGALDFGLIVDSAVIVIENCVSKLAHADPKAKVLDVVRHATLDVRRPVVFGVAIITMVHLPILALQGVEGKMFRPMALTVIFALTGSLLLSLTATPVLASFFLRTGASERDTLPVRWAKRAYAPVLSAALRHPWAVTLGAVLAFAASVPLAMGLGGEFIPQLDEGDLIIAQTRPPSSSLREALDDANRLEQALMREFPDEIRTVVSRIGRPEIGLEAAGVNLTDTWVMLREPEAWKRAATKPELIDQVDAICKTVIPGTFYSFSQPIELRFNELLSGVRSDLGIGIYGEDLDVLQKKADEIAGVLRSVPGSTGVKAQALGGLPFLRIQVDRDRIARYEIDAADVLDAVAALGGKVVGQVVEGQRRFALQVRFASRYRNDMEVIRTLKIADPRGRMIPLEDLADVRMEDDTYEIWRKDRQRRIMVQSNVRGRDLAGFVAEVQKRVLGEVELPRGYTLEWGGTFENLQSATHRLTIVVPLALVLIFLLLYSTFHSFKLATLIFLSVPLGAIGGILSLWLRGLNFSISAGVGFIALSGVAVLDGLVLITAIRQLVEEGEPVPRAVRDASMSRLRPILMTGLVASLGFVPMALSSGAGSEVQRPLATVVIGGLITSTLLKLIVLPAMYSWFDPGLPPHEDDGEAAPAAA